The Triticum urartu cultivar G1812 chromosome 6, Tu2.1, whole genome shotgun sequence genome includes the window ggtcatgtctgcatgtctcccaaacccgtagggtctacacacttaaggttcggtgacgctagggtttttaggaagacttgtatgtgattaccgaatgttgttcggagtcccggatgagatctcggacatcacgaggagttccggaatggtccggaggtgaatatttatatgtaggaagttctcatacggtcaccggaaaggttcgggggcatatcggtattgtaccggggccaccggagggtttctgggggtccaccgggaggggccacctctctcggagggcctaatgggctgtagaggaaaggggaaccagacctacatgggctggccgcatccccccttgggcccatgcgcctagggttgggggggggggaaaccctaaaggggcgcccccttgcttggggggcaagccccctccccttggccgccgccccccctctagatgagatctagaggggggcggcccccttcctccttcccctataaatagaggggcaaggggagggctgcacatgagatccctggcgcagcccctcccctccccaacacctatcctcctccgcaagagcttagcgaagccctgccggagtactgcaactccaccaccaccacgtcgtcgtgctgctgttggagccctcttcctcaacctctccctcctccttgctggatcaaggcgtgggagacgtctccgttccgtacgtgtgttgaacgcggaggtgccatccgttcggcgctaggatcatcggtgatttggatcacaacgagtacgactccatcaaccccgttcacttgaacgcttccgcttagcgatctacaagggtatgtagatgcactctccttcccctcgttgctagattactccatagattgatcttggtgatgcgtagaaaattttgaatttctgctacgttccccaacataataGTGGGGTCTATAGAAAGGAGAAAGAAAGATTGTTAAAGATCATCAATGACCTAGACATAAAAGCTGAAAGTACTGCGCTGGATATGGATGAGCGAGTGTCTAAAAGAGAAGCCGAGGTTTTGCTAGCTAAGCTTCTTAGAGAGGAGGAGTTGAAATGGGCACGTAGAGCGAAAGTGCGCCAGGTGGTTCAAGGAGATAATAACAATCAATTTTTCCATGTGATTGCCAATGGGAAACATAGGAAGAAGAGAATcatcaacttgaacaagatgaGGGTACGATTGTTGGTCATGAAAATCTTAAAATGTAAATTACCAACTACTATAAAAAACTGTTTGGGGCCCCAGCTGAGAATTATGTCGCCCTCGATGAGAGCATGGTGGACGACATTCctcaattgaaagatgaagagaACGAAGTAATAACTGCACCTTTCTCTGAGAAGGAGGTGTTTGACGCAATATCCCAAATGGAAAATAACAAGGCACCTGGTCCGGATGGATTCCCAGCTGAGTTTTATAAGAAATGTTGGGGTATTATTAAAGGCGATTTGATGCCCATGTTCAATGATCTGTTTAATGGCCACCTTCAACTTTTTAAGCTTAACTTTGGGACTATCACGTTGTTACCAAAGAAGGCGGAAGTGATTCACATTGAGCAATTCAGGTCGATATGTTTGCTCAATGTAAGCTTCAAGATTTTCACAAAAGTTGGTACAAACCGTCTGACTCAGATTGCTCATTCGGTGGTACAACCAACACAGACTGCCTTCATGCCTGATCGACACATCCTCGAGGGAGTGGTCGTTCTTCATGAGACATTACACGAAATTCACTCGAAGAAGCTCGATGGAGTGGTCTTCAAAGTGGATTTTGAAAAGGCATACGATAAAGTGAAGTGGTCATTCTTACAGCAGGCCTTACGTATGAAAGGATTTGATGAGGCTTGGAGGAAGCAGGTTGAATCATTTGTACAAGGGGGTAGTGTCGGCATCAAAGTAAATGACGATATTGGCCAGTACTTCCAGACGTTAAAAGGATTGAGACAGGGAGACCCTATGTCGCCGATTCTCTTTAATGTCGTGGTTGACATGTTGGCCGTTCTTGTTAATAGAGCAAAACAGGACGGTCAAGTAGGGGGGCTCATCCCCCATCTGGTTGAGGGTGGGGTGTCCATTCTTCAATATGCCGACGATACCATCATTTTCATGGAACATGACCTTGTTAAGGCCAGAAACATGAAGTTATTGCTTTGCCTGTTCGAACAACTATCAGGGTTAAAAATTAATTTTAATAAAAGTGAGCTGTTTTGCTTTGGACGCGCCAGAGAAGAACAAGAAACCTACAAGCAGCTATTTGGCTGTGAAATAGGCACACTACCCTTCACGTACCTAGGGATTTTGATTCATCACCGTAAGCTCACAATAAAGAATGGAAATGTATCGAGGATCGGTTTGAAAAGAGGCTAAGTTGCTGGAAGGGCAAACTTTTGTCTTATGGAGGAAGATTGGTTCTTATTAATTCTGTACTCACAAGTATGCCCATGTTCCTCCTCTCTTTCTTTGAAGTCCCGGTTGGGGTACGGAAAAGATTGGACTTTTATCGATCTAGATTCTTCTGGCAAATTGATGAGAACAAAAATAAGTATCGTTTGGCAAAGTGGGATGTAATTTGTAGACCAAAGGACCAGGGAGGATTGGGAATTGAAAACTTAGAGGTGAAAAATAGGTGCTTACTAAGCAAATGGCTGTACCGATTATGCACAGAAAGTGACGGAGTTTGGGCTCAGTTATTGCGTAACAAATATCTCTATGCCAAAACACTAGCCCAGGTTACGGCAAAAGCGACCGACTCACCATTCTGGAAAGGGATTATGAGGACGAAAGTGGCGTTCTTTAACATGATTAAATTTATAATCGGGAATGGACGGGATACTCGATTTTGGGAGGATACTTGGTTAGGAGATTCGCCGCTGGCCTTACAGTATCCTTCCCTTTACAACATTGCGCAACGGAAAGAGGTTTCCGTTGCTACAGTGCCGGGTACTATCCCGCTTAACATACAGTTTAAACGGTCGGTTATTGGCGATCGTTGGACTAGGTGGATACATCTTGTGTGTAGGTTAATGGAGGTTAACCTTTTGGATGTACCAGACACTTTGCAATGGAAGCTTTCCAGCTCAGGGGTCTTCTTGATTAAATTCATGTACATGGATTTGATTAATACCGGGACCATCCCGAGGACGGTTCATATTTGGAAAGTTAAGGTGCCCTTGAAGATAAAAGTTTTTATGTGGTTTGTGCATAAGGGTGTCATTCTTACTAAAGATAACTTAGTTAAGCGTAAGTGGGAAGGAAGTAAAAGATGCTGCTTTTGTGATCAGGATGAAACAATAGAACATCTATTTATCAAATGTCCACTTGCTAAACTGCTTTGGAGAACTATCCATGTTGCATTCAACATCACTCCAGCTCGCACGATATCACATTTGTTTGATAACTGGTTGACTGGAGTGGAGCCAAAGTCCGCGGCACATATCCGAGTGGGAGCATGTGCATTACTTTGGTCTCTATGGAATTTTCGCAATGACGTTACATTTAACAGACAAACCATTACCAACTTTTTGCAGGTCATCTTCAGAGCGTCTACTTGGATCCGTACGTGGTCATTACTCAGTCGTGCGGACCACAGGGAGCATATGGATATTGGGTGCAACCGATGGGAGATGGTTGCACGGGATACTtacaaccggtttggatggcggtccaATAATAGGATAGACGTTTAGTCTCCTAGTCTTTCTGGCGCCGGTTGTGATTTTCATTTTTGGCCGCTTGTGGCTTTTTTTGGCTTAGTACGACCTTTGTTTATTTTTGAGACCTCCGTTTGATACCTTTGAGATACTTTTTAATAAATGGCTGTGTGCATCAAGAGATACAAAGGCCGGGGTATATCTCCTTTTCGAAGAAAAAAACTTCACATACCTCGACAAACCGATGCTGACTACACCAACACACATCACGTGATCCAACCAGATTCGACAAAGCATAACATTCACACCCCTCACCAGCGCTGGACACACCATCGGACTGGGGACAAAGCAAAAAGGACGTGATATTCCAGTCCCAGTACGTCGCCGCCTCCCCGAAAAAGACACAAAACCTAACTACGAATGGAACGGGAGCCCTCCCGCAGGCGAGGAACCGGTATCAGGGGCGAGGTGGACCGGCGGCTGTGCCAGCAGAAGGCTTGGTGTTGGAAGATGGGATCTGGGAGAGCGCTTGTTCGAGGCGGCTTTCCATGGATGCTGATTGCTTCGTGTTGATAATTTGTTGTCTTCTTCTAGGGAAAGGAAGATATATGAGTATGGAAAAAATAAACACATTATTTGTCACCTGTAGCTTATAGTTTTCCTTTTTTGAAACTGTCAGCAAATTTGCTTCGCCCAGCTTACATTCAAAGCTAACAACATGGTCTCAGACAAACACGCACCAAACATAGTTTTGACAATTGAGTGAAGAGATGTGACCTACTTATATTTGTCTCCAATAAAAGGCGTTCCATCCAAAATGCGTGAAGATATTTTGCGTGATATACCCTTCAAATAGTCCTATAGAGTCAGACTGTCAATCCATGCCGCCCAGAGTTACAGACCCAAATGCTGCAAATCCTCGCCGCATTTTAGTGTAAGAACTCAATGATTTAATTAGTATTGTCTGGCTGTCCCTCTAGATCTTGCATATGATTACAAAGAAAATGATCTCATGCACGAAGGCTTACTCTTATCAAATCGGTCTTTGCTTCCTTGCCGGTTTACTATATGTCCAATATCCTCTTAAGCCAGTCCATCATAAAAAAAAAACTCACTTCCATTGTTAGGAAATTTTGGTGGACGGGAATTCAGAAGGATGATAAGGCAAAGCCTATTTGCTTTAGAGCTTGGGATGATATTTGTAGACATATGCATAAAGGAGGATTGGGTATTAGGAATTAAGCTATCATGAACAAATCCTTGGTTACTAATATGGCTTGGAATATCACTAATAATCCCTCTTCTTTAATTGCTAAGGTTCTTAAAGCCAAATATTTTTATAAATCTACCATATGGAAACCTAATCTTTATTCTCCCAAATCTGCGTTCTGGACCGAAAAGTCCATTCTGCACCCGAGCTCATATGCTCCCGCATGAACAGTAAAATcgaaaaaaaatcgaaaaaaattcaaaaaattctaattttttttgagagaaacattgacaaaagttCTAAGTGCCTGCAAAAACTGATCATGAAATCACATTCCTGTAAGGCGTGGCAAAAAAACAAATTCAGTGCTTCAAAATGCATTTGAAAGTAGCTTTTTCAGAGTactatttttgtttttttttgccacGCCTTCTAGGAATGTGATTTCATGACGAATTTTTGCAGGCACTTAGaacttttgtcaatgtttctctcaaaaaaaatttggaattttttgaattttttttgattttttttcgatTTTACTGTTCATGCGGGAGCATATGAGCTCGGGTGCAGATTAGCCGCGTCCGTTCTGGACCTCCTTTATTAAAGTTCTTCCTGATATTATTAATTCTTATAATATACAGGGAAACACTTCCATCTGGAACAATCCTTGGTGCAAAGGAAGGGGAAAAAAATATGATCATCTCAAGCCCAACCTAAATGGTCCTTGTCCAAACATCATTAATGATCTTTGGAAACCTAATTCTAAAGTTTGGGATGAAGATAAGATCAGTGCCTATTTTGATGATACTTTTAAAAATGATGTTTTAAATACTCCTGTCACAAATGCTGAGCTTGATGATACCTTGTCCTGGATTTACACTCCAAATGCAAAATGTACTACTAAAAGTGCTTACAAAGTTTTTATGCAAGATGTCCAGGATAATACGATGAACCAAAGACCTCTTGTGACCAACCAGGAGATGGCTATTCTAAACCAGGTTTGGAAAAATAAAACTTTGGCTTCTAGAGTTAAAACTTTTGCTTGGAGACTTATTAGAAGAGCTATTGCTTTAGGGTTAAGAGTTTCTAGATTTTCAAAACATATAAAGAAAGAATGTTGTAGGTGTGGCCAGGTCGAATATGATAGGCATCTGTTCTTTTTATGCAATTTCTCTAGATTGGTTTGGTTCAAATTAGGTTTTAAATCGGATATGGTAGATCATAGCTTATATCCTTCAGATGTCATCAACTTCATTTTGTCTAGCCATCACCCAGATTTAAGCTCAGAGATCATCTTTACTACTTTATGGAATATTTGGAAAGCCAGAAGTGATCTTCTATTTAATAAGAAAAATTGGAGTCCAATGCAGGTTATATACGCTACCAAATCAATGCTTAATGCAGGTGCATTGGAGGATGAGCTGGAAGATAAGAGGATTGCTAATATGGAAGCCAATAGCAATGCTATTGACAGGGAGCTGAATTTTCATCATGCAGGTTTCTTAGCATATATAGATGTCGCATACAATCCTATAGTTAGCCAAGATAAAGCCTCTTTCGGAGTATTTCTAAGGGACAAATCAAGGAATCATTCCATATTTATTCAAGCTGTTGCTAGGAATGTTTGTTCTGTTCTGCAGGCTGAAGCACTTGGGCTTCTTCTGGCGGCCCAAGTATATAAAAAGGAAAACCAAGGTAAGCATAGCTTCTCTCATGACAGCCTCTCTTTGATTCGCATGATCGCAAAAACACAAAAATAGGTAAGTTGCAAGGTTGTCATGGACACGTTTGTTTCGTTGCACCATAGCAAAAAACAAATGAATCTTTCCAAGAGGTTTCAGTCAATGGAAACTTTCCTAAGGAATACTTCGGAAAATTTACCCATAGGATTCAATCTTCTAAATCAAACAGCCAACTTAGGAAATTCCCTATGAAAATCCTAATGAATCAACGAGGCCCCAAGCTGAATTGAACTTCAATTCTGTTAAAATGTCAGAAACTTTGATAAACACATGTAATGGCAGGATAGAACATAAACATCATATATCCAAGACAATACTCGAGTGGTTTGCATACATCTGATTCAAGCATACAGTAAAAAAAAAGCGGACGGAAAGGTTGCAAGAAATTATTCAATGAACCTGAGCCTCATGATTGCTTTTCTGCTCCCGCCTCTTCCCATCAGAATTTAATTACAAATATGCATGCCGTAGTTCTTAGGTGCATATTTTCTGAGCTTCTGCATCTTCAGGACAGTATTTAAATACAAAGAACTCTTGGCTTCTTGACAGGATTTTGCAGCTCTGCACCATGTTGATTTCAGTGTGCAGCATAAGAAATCAGGCATATACTAACACATAAATCAAACATTTCTCCCCTATGGAGGCTTGTTTCAGCACAATGATGTCTCCAAGGTGGATGGAGGGTAATCAACCTCAGGCCACCCAGTCTGTAAGCTCCTGACATGTCACTGTCTACAGGAATACTAACCTAGCATGGATTTCATAGACTGACCATCATTACCAACCATGGCATTCCCAGTGCCCTTGGGGACCTTGCGCTCCTTAAGGAGCCTGCGCACAGTGGCCATGTCATCCCATCTGTTTGATGCACCATATATGTTTGACAGGAGGATGTACCGGCTGCCATGACGGGGCTCCAGCTCAATGAGCTTCTTGGCAATCTCCTCACCAAGCTCCACCTCACCATGGATCTTGCAGGCGCCAGCAAGCGCACCCCACAAGCCCGGATGCGGCTCCACCGGCATGCTGTTGACAAAATCCACTGCCTTCCTAACATGACCTGCCCGACCGAGTAAATCAACCATTAGGCCGTAGTGCTCTTGGAGTGGCTGGATTCCAAAGCCATTAACCATCTTGTTGAACAACCAGCGGCCCTCATCGACAAGTCCTGAGTGGCTACAAGCACCCAGCAACCCGATGAAGGTTATATCATTTGGTCGAACACCAGCCATCTGCATCTTCCAGAAGAGTGATAAGGCCTGCATTTCCCTGCCGTTCATGGCGAGCCCAGTAATCATCGAGTTCCATGAGTAGATGTTTTTCACTGGCATTGCAGCAAACACCCTGACGGCATTATGGATACCCCCACATTTACCATACATGTCAACAATCGCTGTCGCGAGGATGACGCTCATCCCATTCAGCTCCCGCTTGGCATACGCATGTACCCACATGCCGTGCTCTATCGACCGCAGCAGCGAGCACGCTGAGACAGCGCTCACCAGTGCAGCCTCATTCGGCACGACACCCGTCCCGACCATTTCACTGAACACCCT containing:
- the LOC125513819 gene encoding pentatricopeptide repeat-containing protein At4g18840-like; this encodes MANSQPSSWLAAVAANAAARPAILHRAHAALITSGHLSSCTSVNSLLRAARIPAACALLLRFLLLHRLPPDHLSLSFSLHSCTRSPSLPVASLLHSLAVRLGHARDVYVLNAAVSAYFRATDVASAERLFSYTKDVADVVTWTTMVTGHANAGDVARASWFFDAMPERNVVSWNAMLGAYASAGMLSKARKVFDTMPSRNAASWSSMVTGLVQSNQCEEALRVFSEMVGTGVVPNEAALVSAVSACSLLRSIEHGMWVHAYAKRELNGMSVILATAIVDMYGKCGGIHNAVRVFAAMPVKNIYSWNSMITGLAMNGREMQALSLFWKMQMAGVRPNDITFIGLLGACSHSGLVDEGRWLFNKMVNGFGIQPLQEHYGLMVDLLGRAGHVRKAVDFVNSMPVEPHPGLWGALAGACKIHGEVELGEEIAKKLIELEPRHGSRYILLSNIYGASNRWDDMATVRRLLKERKVPKGTGNAMVGNDGQSMKSMLG